GGTCTAGTCAAACTTGAAGTTTGCAGGTGCTCAGAAGATAACTTTAAGCAGCAACTGTAACACTTATAATTTTCCCTTAGTTTCCTGCTCAATCCCCTTGTATCAATCTATCTACATTGGCTTTATTCTACAAGTTCTTCAATTCAATATGAGGAATTTAGGCTACATGGTTACATGGGTGAGTCCCTTGGATACTCCTCTTTTCAGTCCTGGTATGTCTCTCTCGATAATCCTATATTATTTCTATTGCTCTTGTGTGTTAATATACCTGAGTAACCTTCAATCTTTAATCCTCACCCTAAGAACCAATTTTTTCCTTAATCTCACTTTTTATCAACTAAAAAGCCTACATACTATTACCACTTATAATCTCTGACAATTTAGATTTGACAGGTCTACCTACAGGATTATTTGCATTACTAATCTAAACAATCTAAGAAAACAGTGCCTTGTTTACTTAAGCAATTATAATTTAAACATTATCGTAATCATCATGATAAAATCCAGGAGACCACAATTTGATTTCAAACCCATAACtattttcaacaacaaaaaattaaacAGTACCCTGTTTCACAAGTTAATCCAAAATAGAACTTTAGTCTTATGCATTCACCATAACCCTCACATCCCTCAGAGCTATGCTTTGAAATCTACCTTTTTAGACAGTATTTGCATCTTCAGATGCATTTGTAGCTCCCTTTGCAGGCACTAGTGCAACGGATTCTGGTACTGGTGCAGTAGATTTTGGTACTGGCATAGGCAAAGGCTCATCTGCTGGTACATCTTCAGGCGGAGTCACCTCTCCTAGACCTGCATTAGCTATCACAGCAACATCTGTAGCCATCTGCCTTATCTCAGGCGCCAGCATAAACAAATTCGGGAAGATAACTGCATCAACAAGGAGAGGGATGGAATCATTCTCATGAATTTGGGATTTGACATCTTCAGGAACTGGTGCTGCAAAAACCCCTAACGTGCACCCCCACAAACAATACGTTGATCTCCTACCAGAACCACTCCCTCATTGATAATGAAGCGGCCTCGACGGGGATGCAGTGCATACAACACCCATCCATCTTTAACTCCCCAATGCCAATCTCTAGCAGGATGAGAAGGTCCTCTTTGCTGATTTTGATCTCCATCTCCAGTTTTCGCCCTCTTATTCTCACCATTTCCAGACCCACCACCTGTATCTTCATCACCAATACCAATACCACTACCACCACGATGCACGCTTCTCTTCACCTTGCCACCACCTCCTTCTGGAGAAGTTCTGCTCCCACCAATACCACTACCTTACATCAGGTTCTTATTAGTAAATAACAAAGCATACTTTTGCAATTCTACTTATAAAACACATATAATTAACATCTTTTCTTCTTGAATACCTTCAGGAGATTTTTGATCGATCTTCATCTCATTGGAATCCACTTCTTAATACATAGTTTGAAATTTTCTCAACATTAAAAGACTATATTCTTGATTggttctgattgggaaaaactGACTGAGAAACTAAAAGAACTGCTCACTATTTTGCTTTTATTCTGGCTGGGAAGAGCAACAGTCTTCTCATCACAACCGTTAAACTCCTCTTGTGCGTGGTATTACTATTTTTTGTCCTAGAGATTGGTATTACTTGATTTTACAAAGTGGCAATCCTACTGGCTATTTACAATGGTCTAGTAAAAGTAACTACATGTTATTGGCTCATGCGAAACGGCATCAAACACTTGGAAGTTACAAAGCTACCACAACATCGGGTCGGACCTTAGATACATTTAAATGGTCTACTCTCTGGAGAATCGACCCACTTGGGGACCCATTTCATCTTAGAAAGGTGTTACATACATCTCTGATTCAGCTGCTTACTCCCCACATACCGTCTCAGACGCAAGCTGAGTCGTATTCTATCTGTGCTACTAATTCTTGTATTTTGGGCGAACCCATAAACTTTTGGTGGCAGTCACACAATATCTCAAATTTTGGCACGGTAAGGGGAAGCAGTAACGAGGTAGGATTGCAATCATCACACATCGTGGCAACCATCAACCACAACAAACGGGTAAAAACTCTTGAACCTCACTTAAATTTAGATCTCCCTAACGCTCTAGTTCCCAGTGGTGTTATATTTGACAGGTTGCGATCCAAAATGCCTTTAGCCAGGGCcgaccaagtcaacaagtcattAGATGACCGCATCAACCACAAGTACAACTATTACAGTATTTCCACTGTAATGGTTATCCGCTTCAGTCACAACAAGGATCAATGTCATCCCGTGAAAAAATTTCAAATTAAAGTTAGTCACATCAACATCACCCTCATTGTCTTGTTTCTTAACTATACTACCCCAAGTGAACATAACCTTCACACCTCTTTCCTTCTCTGGTATCATAAACTCAGTTTAATGGCCTCCTCCTCCAATTCTAATCCGCCATCCATTGAGAATTTGGTAAAGAAAATGAACACAACCTTAACCATTCCTGAGGATTTGTTTCCAAAAGTTTTCATCAATTCTGAGAATATCAAAACCAAGCAAGTTCAAGATTGGAAAGGATGTTTCATTGGTAAACTTTGCAGTAATATCTGCTTCCAAACATCCAAAGTTAGTAACTTCATCAACGCAAACTGGGAAATGATCATCATAATTGAGGTTGAAGTTTGGaacagaagaagaaatttttaCATTATCAGAACTACTCATGAAGAAGATTACTCAACTTTGAGGAATGGAGGAACTAGAGGGGTTTTTGACAAGCTGATGGTTCTAGTGGGAGTCCCTGCTAAAGGTCCTGAGCTCATTGATGAAGAACTCTTCTCTAAAGTTATGATCTGGCTCCTAGTGAATAGAATCCCAACTCACATAATTCCATATATACCAAACATTATAAGACCAATTGAAGTTTATTAGGGATCCAAAAAACCTTGCAGTGTATCTCAACCTCCACCTCTGTTGTTCTCATTAACGGCTCTCCTGATAAATTCTTCAAACCTTCCAGAGGGAtaagacaaggagaccctctATCTCCTTATTTGTTTATATTCTGCATGGAAGCTCTGTCAAGAACCCTTCTTCATGCTGAGGAGCTAGGCATCCTCACTGGTATTAAGATATGCAAAGCTGCACCATCTGTCAGCCATctcctttttgttgatgattatATAATTTTCTGCAAAGCCAATTTGATGGAAGCTCAAAACATAATGAAGATTCTCCAAATCTTTGGTAGCACCTCTGGACAGTTAATCAATTCCAACAAGTCTGGAGTCTTTTTCAGCAATAACACCAATCCAGACCTCATCCCTCAAATCAGCAGTTCCATGGGAGTTCAAATACTTCAACTGGATGATAAATATCTAGGCTCACCCCTCTTCACCCACAGAAGCAAAATTAATTCTTTCAATCCTGGAGTGGAAAAGCTGAAGTTGAGACTTACTAGCTGGAAAAATACTCCTCCAAACCCTGctggaagagaagttctcatcaaGTCTGTCACTTCTTCAGCATGCATATATCAGATGAACTGTTTCAAGGTGCCTAAGAAAACCTGCGAAGACATCAACAACCTTCAAAGAGATTTTTTCTtgggaaaaaatatagaaaatcCTTCTGGCTACTACCCTAAAGCTTGGACTGCAGTGTGTAAACCCAAAGACCTGGGGGGACTAGGATTCATGAATATGGAACTCTTCAACATCTCTATGATAACAAAAATTGGATGGAGGCTTGAGCAGGACAAAGATTCTATATGGTTTAAGCTCATGGATGCCAAATATCTCTTAGGCAGGAATGTACTCAACATGGATACAAAAGCTAAGGATGGAGATTCATGGGTATGGAAAGGAATCCTAGAAGGCATCAACAACATACAAAATCACTGCCTCTGGAGAATTGGAAATGGGAAAAGGATAAAGATATGGGAAGACATTTGGATTCCTAACTCCTCTCTgaaacatccaaaaccatacaATTGCCCACATCATATTGAAATGCTAGAGTCCTTACTTCTACCAGATGAAACTTGGGATGCAGCTCTAATACTTACCTATTTTAGCAATGACAAGGCTGCAGTGATTGTCAATTTGCAGACTCACCCAAATGAAGAAGATAGAATAATATGGGATCTCAATGATAAAGGTGTTTTCTCTGCCAAGGAATTATACAACGCAAAAATTGAAAACCTCTACAGAAATGACACAATTACAGGGAACTGGACAGCTATCTGGAACATGGAAGTGGCACCAGTTATCAGAATTTTtctctggaaatgtgctcatggaatACCATCTTCATTGACTGGTTGAATTCCTGGTTTCAACCTGGAACTACTAGTTTAAACTGCAACATCTATGAAACTACATGTTGGTATATCTGGAAAGCGAGATGTGATCTCATTTTCCAACAAATTCAGCCTAATGCGGGAATAACTTCTCTCCGTATTAAGCAGCACTTGTGCAATCATAATAGAATTCATCATATGCATGGGAATATTGTGAACAGTTTTCCTCTCTTGCCTGAGGAAACTGATATAACATCTCAATATAATATTACTTCCTATACTCTGAATACTACAACGGAGTTTGGAAATAATATCAACATATGCACACTACAAGACTCTGCAACCTTATTATATACTACACTGCTCTGATAATGGCAGATTTTGCAGGAAGCATCATTGGAACCAGAGGACATCCAGGATACTATGGAGCAGAGGGAGCAACAGAAGGGGCAGACCTATCCTTCCAATGGGCCAAAGGATTGCAGCACACAAACGTTACAGTATCTGCCGAGGTAATGGAGATTCTAGTTCGTTTCAAATTACTCTATCATGAAGCGGTTACAGGAAGATTTCACATTAGCTACCACGAAAAAAGAAACTGtcctgatgaagaagaagaaggaaatagtcCAAGTTTGGGTATTCAACcaatatcttttgttttattgaatCTTAACATCATCCAAAGACAACAAAACAGGGATGCATCCAATTTAGCTCTTTTTTGTAAAAACAATGCTGGCAGGTTAAGTGGCATTTATGCTACCAATGCCAGCACCAAAACTATGTTTGGGTCTTAAGTGCCTTATCGGCCTAAGCTTTTTCTATATAAAAAAGACAGAATTAATAGATCATGTCATCGAAAAAGTAGCCGATTTTGGGCGAAAATTCTTAGGACAGcttagtttattttgtttttttttttactttttgacaTGTAGAGAAGACATTTGATTTCTTGGAGATACGACCTACAACACTAGGGGGGAGCAAAAGTTCTTTTTGCGAGAGGTAGCCGGGAGGCTAAACACTTGAGGTGAGGGACAAGGCGACTATTTAATATAAATCGTATAAATCATACATCATAAAAATAGTACGAAGCTATGCTACATAATACGACTTGCATGAATATATGCATTTAATATGACTGTAATTCTGTAGATTAGAGCTAACCACAGCCAAATTCAATTGGAAGCCAAGATTGGTGATCATAATTTAGTGCTGGCAGTAGAGGGCATCCCTTTCTTGTTTAAGCAAAAATCATTTCTCCTAATATAGGTAAAAGCAGAAATACAAGCCCGTCAGGTAGGCCTTAAGAGAGCTAGAGATGTGGGAGAAAAGCATTGACAAAAGCCCCACAAATAAGCACAAATCTCcccaaaaagataaaaataaaacacATCCCTAGCCTAGAGTTAGAGTTGGTATTATAAGTTAAACGAAAGCCTAGTTGGCATTGCCCATGAATCAGGAAACCTTCATCTCACTCAAGCATCGAGAAGAATTGGAAATCTTTGCTCAGGCCACTTGGGGTATACACGTTTAAATAAACTCATGCAGACAGTGTCGTGTTGCTGAATACTGCGATTGAAAGTACACTTCATCGTTCCTGGAAAAAAAACACAGCAAAAAACAGATTATTGTAAGCCTTAAATATCTCACAACAAAACCGTTAACTGTTAAAAAGAAATTGGGTAATTACCATGTGTACCAACAGATTCTTTAATGTTACCACGAACACCGTTCTTTGTCCAGATTTCGCAGCGCTACTCACCATCCACATTGAAAGAATCAACATCCATACACATCTTTACAAAACTTTGAGTAAGAATTAACAAACAATATACAAAACATCATATGGTAAACTTCACATACACATCTATGGGATCGTGAAACATATAGCGCACTGTAGCTTTTAGCTTAGACACCCTTCGAGGGTAACTACAATGAAAATCATATAGAATTAATTGAATTACTACAGGTGATATAAGTTCAAATTCTTGACTTTCCAAATAAAAGTTACTACAAGCAGTCGGGAATATTTTGAATACTAGAACTCACCCAGTAAATGTGATTTTCTTAAGTATAATCCTCTCTGGATCGATACTCTTTAGTGACcctatagcagcaacagaagggaAGCCAACTTCTCCATCCCGCCCCCTCTTTAAGGCTTTTAAGGGTGAAGGAGGAAAAGAAATTGGTGCATATACAGAAGCAATTGAAAACCGTCCTTCGTGCAAAAACTTTTCCATTTTGTGCTGATGCGAGTTTATGCTATCTAAAGAAAATATCGGCCTGCATAACtcattgtttcaacattcttgcAATTACAATAACAAACAATATATAACGAACAATAAGAATGCTTCAACTGTCAAGAAATTACCTAGCAACAAATTGCCTAAATCCAACATGAAAAATAAGAGATTCCTTTCGTTTTACAGGAAATTGGTACGACTTGTGTTTCTTTATGctgcattaaaaaaaaaaatctcttatgAATTAGCATATTCAACAAACCTTATAAAGATATGAAATAAACTGAACAAGAACACAGTTAATGCACAGGATGAAGACTTGATTGTTTCTTTTAGGGGCCAATGAGAAAGCATGTGTTATTCAATCTTCAAAACTGAAGAGAGGCTAACATTTCTTCGGCATGCTGAGCAGAGCTATTAACAGTGAAAACACACCTAGAGGGAGAGAGGTTTTGATAAAATAGCATTCGAATAAAAATTTTACCTATAATGGAGAACGGACATCTTGGACTCGTGCTCCAAAAGCCCGCTGGCAACCACAGGCTTTGACTTCACCAAAGAACAGAGTCTTAAAGCAACACTAACTGATACGTCCTTAACATGAATCCTTGCGTAAGACCCAACAGGAATGCACTCATCCAAAGTACGTTGCCCGATGTCCCTGGCATTTTCAAGCACACATTTCTGTGTTGCCTTGTAGTTATGGAATGAAAAGATTCTAGCATATTCACGAGGCGGAGGATTCTGTCAttcataaaaaactaaaaatcatATAACTGAAGTTCAAAAATTAATTCCTGCAAGAGAAAGATAACCTTAGGCCAAAAAGATTCTGACCTTGTCTTTCCACACAGAAGTTCGAAAAGATTTGAGACCTTGGTACTTGCCAAAACGCACTCGAGCCAAAACATCTAAAGGGGTATCCACTTCATCTGGGTATTCTGCGACGACAAGAAGTAAACATGACAGTTAAGCCAGCTTCTGATTACATATGCTAGTAATCTATGTGTGATCAACCTAAAGTCTATGAGCGCAGTGCAGCGACTTTATGTTAGTTATCTATGTATCTAATGCAACCATGTTGAGTTCATGTCTGGTGCTTGCCTTGTCCCGGTGAGCTTTGTTTTAACAGAGGCAAATATTTCTACTTAAATTGAGTGAGTTAGAATTACAGAGCAgaaggaagaagagatacaaTTAAACATGCTAACAAGAGACTGAAAGGTTCTTAAATAGGTGGCAGTTCTGCACATGGAAAGAAGAGCTGAACCTTCCAGAAATCTTCACAAACAGACTCCAAGGCTTGCTTGTACGTTTTTATATAAAGAGTATCTAAAACAATTTGGCCATGAAAAGGCAATCACAGATTCAAAACTAATGGAACTTAGAAACTCAGAAGGAAAATTTATTTCCGaaaaggactaggaaaaggaaataATCTCACACAGAAAGTAAACTAGAACTCGAAGTCCTAATTAAACACCAACCAGAAAATAGAAACCTAAGCTATTAGAGCTGTTTGAACTGATCAAACTAAGGAGACTTGTTCAGATGGTCGTCCTACACCGTGGTTCTGATCTCATTATAGATTTAACAGGGCTCGAATGTCAATTGTATAACCGCAAACTTTTCCAATGATAATCGATGTTGCTAAAGAGAGTGGTTCTTGCATATTGGAACAGAATAATATAGGTGTGGAAAAAAGAACCAGTAAGATTTCAATGCCAGAAACGAAAAAAGGTGTACCTTCATCTTCTGCCTGTGCATCATGTATCTTCCGAATCTCATCTCGAATCATTTCCTTCGTGATGTCCTCATCCTCCTGATGAATTTGAAGGCATTAGAATACTTTAATAAAGCTAGATAAACAACCTCATTAGCGCAGAAAAAAGAAGCGGACATCTGAGACTCCACCAAGCTAAACAGCTGTTTTTCCTTGGCAACTCTGACCAAGAGCTCAATACTACCCCTTAATGATTTGTGGAGCTAAGATACGCTCAGACTAAGGTGTTAGCTGGCTGGGCTTGGCCTGCCAATCAAGAAATATGGGAGATAAATGCACCAAGTATTGGCGCTATCCATTTAGGGCTTTGAACAGTAAGGAGGTATCATTTGGCGGGAGATAATATCCCACCACCTCTCCCCAAACAACATACCCCCAATCATAATATGGAGCATACACATATATGATACAACTACGCTAGTCAAGATATGAAGAGCCAACATAATTAAACAAAATATATACAGAAATGCATAACAAACATATATTATGTTACTGACTAAGTGTGACTTTCAGTTGAAAAAAATGACAGCATCACTATTTAATGGATTCATCATAACTGTTCTTCCAAATAAAATCACGTACCCTGATTTCTCTACATAACCAGATAGAGAAAGTATTTTAGCCTATAGGAGTTGTAGCAACGAGCAGCGAAAAGGACAAAATGAAAACAAGAGGAACTGCAAAGGATTTTGATAAAACCTTAATAGTACTGCTACATAAATCACTCACCTCCATCACAGTATcagcatcaacatcttcatctgAATAATCCTCTTGGTCTTCAACGTGGAAGCAATCACTCCCTGAGTCTTGGTTATCTTTACCCTCAAAAAATTCAGTAGCCTGCTTCAGCCAAATGATACACATGTTTTCAGAAAATCACATCTACAGCAGAAAGCATTGAAAGCATAAATTGGATGTGCAGCATGTATTCAAACAAATCAAGAACCTGGTTCTTATAGGTATTAATCATGCTTCGTCTCTGATACTCATCTGCTTTAGTCATTTCCATCTCTGTCGGCCAAGTCTGATATCAAATACCATGTAGTTAGTGGACTTACCTGGGAGCAAGTATCCAGAGTGCAAGAGCACGAAAATTTGTAAGATTACATGTTCCCCTGGATCAGGTTTAGGATCATTTTCGATGACTAAAGACTGCTG
This DNA window, taken from Papaver somniferum cultivar HN1 chromosome 3, ASM357369v1, whole genome shotgun sequence, encodes the following:
- the LOC113356705 gene encoding pre-rRNA-processing protein TSR1 homolog isoform X2, translated to MELAKVADLIAFVASARSSSKEVDTCSYIDSFGSQCLSVFKALGLPSTAVLIRDLSLDLKKRNDMKKTCMSSLTSEFPDSKFYPADTTEELHKFMWLLKEHRLTVPIWRSQRPYLIAHEVDLIVNDGSPGLCTLLLSGYLRAHDLSVNQLVHVSGSGDFQMSKIDVLQDPNPLKSGTGQDLMDSDEHHGTQIIHSLFPDLSKQQSLVIENDPKPDPGEHTWPTEMEMTKADEYQRRSMINTYKNQATEFFEGKDNQDSGSDCFHVEDQEDYSDEDVDADTVMEEDEDITKEMIRDEIRKIHDAQAEDEEYPDEVDTPLDVLARVRFGKYQGLKSFRTSVWKDKNPPPREYARIFSFHNYKATQKCVLENARDIGQRTLDECIPVGSYARIHVKDVSVSVALRLCSLVKSKPVVASGLLEHESKMSVLHYSIKKHKSYQFPVKRKESLIFHVGFRQFVARPIFSLDSINSHQHKMEKFLHEGRFSIASVYAPISFPPSPLKALKRGRDGEVGFPSVAAIGSLKSIDPERIILKKITFTGYPRRVSKLKATVRYMFHDPIDVAAKSGQRTVFVVTLKNLLVHMER
- the LOC113356705 gene encoding pre-rRNA-processing protein TSR1 homolog isoform X1, producing the protein MPSAQKNKSHKSSKSSRNSLRKKSGIDIKGNRIGKSDHHVGKGSKAARFHHTKMVRCRKRASLLEEKRASIGSGTSPLVIVLFGLTASVNVRGLKEQLIRLLSPGDANKTTVASPHYKIRATVLEAPHGDLSTCMELAKVADLIAFVASARSSSKEVDTCSYIDSFGSQCLSVFKALGLPSTAVLIRDLSLDLKKRNDMKKTCMSSLTSEFPDSKFYPADTTEELHKFMWLLKEHRLTVPIWRSQRPYLIAHEVDLIVNDGSPGLCTLLLSGYLRAHDLSVNQLVHVSGSGDFQMSKIDVLQDPNPLKSGTGQDLMDSDEHHGTQIIHSLFPDLSKQQSLVIENDPKPDPGEHTWPTEMEMTKADEYQRRSMINTYKNQATEFFEGKDNQDSGSDCFHVEDQEDYSDEDVDADTVMEEDEDITKEMIRDEIRKIHDAQAEDEEYPDEVDTPLDVLARVRFGKYQGLKSFRTSVWKDKNPPPREYARIFSFHNYKATQKCVLENARDIGQRTLDECIPVGSYARIHVKDVSVSVALRLCSLVKSKPVVASGLLEHESKMSVLHYSIKKHKSYQFPVKRKESLIFHVGFRQFVARPIFSLDSINSHQHKMEKFLHEGRFSIASVYAPISFPPSPLKALKRGRDGEVGFPSVAAIGSLKSIDPERIILKKITFTGYPRRVSKLKATVRYMFHDPIDVAAKSGQRTVFVVTLKNLLVHMER